The genomic window AGCTCGGGGGACGTACGGCATTCCCTTCCGTTCGACGCGTCGATAGATTCGATCGCGGGAGGGGGCCATGCAGAAGCCGCTGGCAGGGCTGAGTCGCCGGAACCTGGTCCGCGAGCTCACCGCCGGCGTCACGCTGCTCGCCATCGCCATCCCCCTGAACATCGGCTACGCGCAGATCGCGGGCCTTCCGCCGACGGCCGGCCTCTACGCGCTCATCCTTCCGACGGTGGTGTACGCGCTCGTCGTCTCGAGCCGGCAGGTGGTGGCGTCACCGGATGCCGCCGCCGCCGCGCTCGTGGCCTCGTCGATCGGCGGGCTCGCGGTCGCCGGCAGTGCGGACTACGCGTCGCTGGCGATGGCGCAGGCGATCCTGTGCGGCGTCATGTTCCTCGCGCTCGCCGCGTTCCGGCTCGGCTTCCTCGCGAACTTCCTCTCCAAGCCGATCCTCGTGGGCTTCGTCGGGGGCCTCGCCCTCGACATCCTGGTGAGCCAGGTGGCGAAGATGCTCGGGATCTCGATCGACTCCGGCGGCGAGTTCGTCGACAAGGTCGTCGGCCTGGTGACCGGGCTGGGCAGCGCCAGCCTGATCTCGCTCGCGATCTCCGCCGTCTCGGTGGCGATCCTCCTCGTCGGCCGCCGCGTCCTCTCCGCAGTACCGTGGGCACTCGTGGTCCTCGTGCTCGCCACGGTGATCGTCGCGATCGCCGACCTGGGCGACGCCGGCGTCGCCGTGCTGGGCGAGGTTCCCGCCGGCCCGCCGGTCCTCACGTGGCCCGTCATCGACTGGTCGATGTGGCTCGTGCTCGTCCCGTCGGCCATGGCGCTCACGCTCGTGGCGACCGGTGAGGGCCTGCTCGTCTCGCGCGCGTACGGCGAGAAGCGCGGCTATCCGACGAACCCGAACCGGGACCTGCTCGCCTTCGGCCTCGGGAACCTCGCGGCCGGCGCGAGCGCGAGCTTCGCGGTCGGCTCGTCGACGTCGCGTACCGCCGCGATGGATCAGGCGGGCTCGCGCACGCAACTGCCCTCGCTCGTCCTCGCCGCCGGGACGCTCCTGCTGCTCCTGTTCGGCACGGCCCTGCTGGCCGACATCCCGTCGCCCGCGATCGGCGCGATCGTCGCCGTCGCGATCCTCCCGTTGCTCGGCATCCGGGAGTTCATCGCATTGTGGCGGGTCGATCGCTTCGAGTTCCTCGTCGGCGCGACCTGCTTCCTGGTGACGCTCTTCGTCGGCGCGATCCCGGGCATCCTCGTGTCGTTCGTGCTCGCCCTCGTCAATCTCGCGAAGCGCGCCGCGAACCCGGCGATCGACGTGCTCGAATCGACGGGCGAACCGACCGAGTCGCTGCTCGAGGAGGCGCCGTCGGGCGCCGTCACCGCGCCCGGCGTGGTCGTGATCCGCCTGGCCGCCCCGCTCTTCTTCGCGAACAGCTCGGTGTTCGCCGACGCGGTCAAGCGCGCGGTGCGCAACGCGGATGCCGCGGGCCACGGCCCCGTGCGACACGTCGTGGTCGACATGGAAGCGGTCACCGACATCGACGTCACGGGCGCCGAGTCCTTCGAGGCCGTCCTCGCGTGGCTCACGCGGGAGCGCATCGACCTCGGCTTCAGTCGGGTGCGGCCGGGTGCCCGTGCGCGGCTCGTCGGGCTCGGACTGCTCGGTGACCGAGCGGTCTATGAGACGAATCGGGCGGCGATCGCCGCACTGGCCGGGCCTTCCGCCGACTGATCGCGAGATTCGTTCAGGTGCCGCGGTGGTTCCTGACCCGTCGAGAGTGACGAAGGGCCCTGTGGCAGTCGGCGGCGACGGGTGGAATATCTGGGAGCACGATTCTGCATCGCTCTTGGGGGTTCGAGTGGTCGAGCACGTGGTGTCCGAATACATGGTCGACCGGCCGCACTTGACCCGACGGCTCGGGGAAGCCCTCTCGTGTCCGCTCACACTCCTCGTCGCCCAGGCGGGCGCCGGGAAGACCGTCCTCCTCACCCAGTGGGTCGCGCAACATCCGTCGCTGTCGATGGCGTGGATCGATGTGGAATCCGCCGATAACGACCCGGTGCGGTTTGCCCGGCGCCTCCTTGCCGCGCTCGCGGAGGGGAAGCCGGAGGTGAGCCGTCTGGGGGCGCTCTCCGCGCTGGGAGGTACCGGACTCGGCGACCCTCTGCTGAAGGCACTGCATGAGGGGCTGCAGTCGGACTCCGATTTGGTGCTCGTGTTCGACGACTTCCACCATCTGTCGAATCGGACGTTGCTCATGGATGTGGGACGGCTCGTCGCGATGCTGCCTCCGAACGTGCATGTCATCATGTCGACGCGAGTCGATCCGCCCATCCCGTGGAGCCGGCTCCGCCTCACGAACCGGTTGATCGAGATCCGGCAGGCCGATCTCGCGATGACCCATGATGAGTCGGCAGAGATGCTGGGTCGGGTCGTCGGGCGTGATCTGTCGCCCGCCGCCACGGATCTGCTGATCGCCCGCACAGAGGGATGGGCGGCAGGCCTGCAGCTCGCCGGGATCGCAGTGAAGCTCCATACGGCTTCGGACGCGTTCATCGCCGAGTTCAGCGGAAACGATCGGCTGATCGCGGAGTACCTCACCGAAGAGGTGCTGGGGGCGATCAGTGCCGAACGTCGACGACTGCTCCTCCAGTTGGCGCCGTTGGACACGATGACCGCCGAGCTCGTCAACCACGTGCTGGAGCGCTCCGACGCCCGCCTCGTGTTCCGGCGTCTCGAGGACGAATCGATGTTCTTCGTCGGCCTGGACACCTCACGGACCGCCTTCCGATTCCACCAGCTGTTCCGCGATCTCCTGCGCTACCACCTCAGGTCGGAGGACCCGGACGAGGAGCGGCGACTGCTCGCCCGGGCCGCGGACTTCCACCTGAAGCGCAGCGAATGGGGGCCGGCGATCGAGTACCTGCTTCGCGCCGAGGACTGGGACCGCGCACTCGATGCAGTCCTGGCGTG from Agromyces aurantiacus includes these protein-coding regions:
- a CDS encoding SulP family inorganic anion transporter: MQKPLAGLSRRNLVRELTAGVTLLAIAIPLNIGYAQIAGLPPTAGLYALILPTVVYALVVSSRQVVASPDAAAAALVASSIGGLAVAGSADYASLAMAQAILCGVMFLALAAFRLGFLANFLSKPILVGFVGGLALDILVSQVAKMLGISIDSGGEFVDKVVGLVTGLGSASLISLAISAVSVAILLVGRRVLSAVPWALVVLVLATVIVAIADLGDAGVAVLGEVPAGPPVLTWPVIDWSMWLVLVPSAMALTLVATGEGLLVSRAYGEKRGYPTNPNRDLLAFGLGNLAAGASASFAVGSSTSRTAAMDQAGSRTQLPSLVLAAGTLLLLLFGTALLADIPSPAIGAIVAVAILPLLGIREFIALWRVDRFEFLVGATCFLVTLFVGAIPGILVSFVLALVNLAKRAANPAIDVLESTGEPTESLLEEAPSGAVTAPGVVVIRLAAPLFFANSSVFADAVKRAVRNADAAGHGPVRHVVVDMEAVTDIDVTGAESFEAVLAWLTRERIDLGFSRVRPGARARLVGLGLLGDRAVYETNRAAIAALAGPSAD